The sequence CGCTCTCCAACTACTGTCCTCTTTACTAGTAGTCCCATCAAAACCGCTGTTGTACCCACGTCACACGTGAGTTCTCTAAATGTGGTGAAAATGACAGCAATATCCCTCACACCCAGCAACAGTAGTGCTCCTCTGAAACATTCTGCCTCAGTAAACAGTGCTGCAGGAACAACGGAAGAATCAAGGACCATTCCACAGATCAAGAATGGTTCTGTTGTTTCACTTCAGTCTCCTGGATCCAGGGCCAGCAGCACCGGGGGACCATCTGCTGTGGAAGTCAAAATGGAACCTGAGATGTCATCAGATGAGCATCCTGTACAGTGCCAAGAGAACTCTGATGGGGCTGACGTGCCCAAAACAACACCTAGTGCCCTCTCGGGGCAGAAAAGTAATACAGAGGGAGTAGTGCAAAAACCTTCAAATGAAGGTGTTATTGAAATAAAAGCAACTAAGGTCTGTGACCAGAGGACCAAATGTAAAAATCGATGTAATGAAATTCTGCCAGGCACTTCAACAGGCAATAATCAAAGCACTATCACTCTCTCAGTTGCCACTCAGAACTTAACTTTCACCAGCACCAGCTCACCATCTAATGGTGACTCAATAAATAAAGACCCTAAATTATGCACTAAAAGTCCAAGAAAGCGGCTGTCTTCTGCATTGCAAGAGTCCCAGGTGCCTCCTGTAAAGAAACCAATCGTGGAACAGCTTTCTGCAGTTATCTCGGAAGGTCAGAAACCAGGCAGTGTTAAGAAGGACCAAAAGGTTCTGCATTCAGGGAAAACGGAAAGTTCAGCAGCAGGTTCCCAGATTCCTAGCAAGGTATCAACAAATGTTAACTCGCACGTAGTGGCAAGTCAACCCTTGAAGTCCTCTGCTCTTGTTACCAGTGATTTAGCTTCAGAACAGCAAACCACACCATCATCATCTCCAGATATAAAAGTAAAGCTTGAAGGCAGTGTCTTTCTCTTGGACAGTGATTCAAAATCGCATGGCAGCTTTAACCCAAATGAATGGCAACAGGTCACTAAGGATTCTGAGTTTATATCTGCCGGCTGTGAACAACAGCAAGATATCAGTGTTATGACAGTTCCTGAGCACTCTGATATCAATGACTTAGAGAAGTCTGTCTGGGAATTAGAAGGAATGCCACAGGACACGTATTCCCAGCAACTACACAGCCAGATACAAGAATCTTCTTTGAGTCAACTGCAAGCACAGTCTTCAGATCAGTTACCTCTACAGTCCGAACTGAAGGAGTTCGAGCCTTCTGTTTCCCAAGCAAATGAAAGCTACTTTCCTTTCGATGAGGAGCTGACACAGGACAGTATTGTAGAGGAGCTGGTGCTCATGGAGCAACAGATGTCAATGAACAATTCTCATGCTTACGGTAACTGTTTGGGAATGACCCTTCAGAGTCAGTCCGTGACTCCAGGCGCGCCAGCGTCATCTCACGCCCCCAGCACCCACTTCTATCACCCCATCCGTAGCAATGGCACCCcgatccccacccccaccccgacccctaccccgacccccacccccacccccacccccacccccacatcTGAAGTGGTTGCCGGGTCTCAGAGCCTGTCACGGGAGAGCCCTTGCTCCAGGTTGGCCCAGACCACGCCCGTGGATAGTGCTTTAGGAAGTAGCCGACATACACCCATCGGTACTCCCCATTCTAACTGCAGCAGCAGTGTCCCTCCCAGCCCCGTGGAATGCAGGAATCCATTTGCATTTACCCCAATAAGCTCCAGTATGGCATATCATGACGCCAGCATTGTCTCAAGTAGTCCTGTGAAACCGATGCAGAGACCCATGGCCACACACCCCGACAAAACCAAGCTTGAATGGATGAATAATGGGTACAGTGGGGTTGGTAATTCATCCGTGTCTGGCCATGGCATTCTCCCAAGCTATCAGGAACTAGTGGAAGACCGTTTCAGGAAACCTCATGCTTTTGCTGTGCCTGGACAGTCTTACCAGTCTCAATCCAGACATCATGACACTCATTTTGGTCGTCTGACTCCTGTCTCTCCTGTGCAGCATCAAGGTGCCACTGTAAGTAACACCAACAAACAGGAGGGCTTTGCAGTCCCTGCCCCTCTTGATAATAAAGGAACTAACTCTTCGGCCAGCAGCAACTTCCGGTGCCGAAGCGTGAGCCCTGCTGTTCATCGCCAACGTAATCTTAGTGGAAGCACCCTCTACCCAGTATCTAATATCCCCCGATCTAATGTGACCCCCTTTGGAAGTCCAGTAACCCCTGAAGTTCATGTTTTCACAAACGTTCACACGGATGCATGTGCCAACAACATAGCTCAAAGAAGTCAGTCGGTTCCATTGACAGTCATGATGCAAACAGCCTTCCCAAATGCTCTTcagaagcaaacaaacagtaaaaaAATAACCAATGTTTTGTTGAGTAAACTTGATTCTGACAATGATGATGCAGTGAGAGGTTTGGGCATGAACAACCTGCCCTCCAATTATACAGCCCGGATGAATCTCACTCAGATTTTGGAAACTTCCACTGTCTTTCCTAGTGCCAATCCGCAGAATATGATCGATTCCAGCACTTCTATTTATGAATTCCAAGCACCATCTTACCTCACCAAAAGTAATAGCACCGATCAGATCAGTTTTTCTCCTGGCGATAATCAAGCACAATCAGAAATTGGAGAGCAACAATTAGATTTCAGTAGCACTGTTAAAGACCTGTTGAGTGGAGACAGCTTGCAAACCAACCAGCAGCTGGTAGGTCAGGTAGCGTCTGATCTCACTAATCCTGCGTCTGATTTTTCTAGCGACATCAGGTTGTCTTCTGAGCTCTCAGGCAGCATCAATGATTTGAACGCTTTAGATCCAAATCTACTGTTTGATCCAGGTCGTCAGCAGGGACAAGATGATGAAGCTacactggaagaattaaagaatgacCCATTATTTCAACAAATTTGCAGTGAATCCATGAGCTCTATGACTTCATCAGGTTTTGAATGGATAGAAAGCAAGGACCACCCTACTGTTGAAATGTTGggttaaattgtattttataatatgtaGCACACTGTATCGAAAGACATATGTATTGTATTTGTCTTAATGGAAGTGCCTCCCGCAGCAGAAACACTTACTATTAATTGTGACATTTTAAGAGTTTGCTGCAGAAGCGGTTTCTTCTTCAGTAGGAAATGGTTAGACTCGCCTCAGCTCTTAACAAGTTTCTGAAGAGAGTAGGctgtagaaaaacaaatattaggtTTTCAATTTTATAATGTTCCCCATTTAATCACATTGTTTGCTAGTAAACAAAAGAATAACCAGCTTTTACGAGAGCAGTCTAGATCTTTATTTTgtataagtttattttaattcattGGTTGATCTGCACAGATTTTAGAGGAAACCATTGATTTTAGGTATaggatattttttgttgttggcatTATCTTTTAGATATGAAATCATAGTTAAGATGAACTGTAGACAAGAAGGTCTTCCTTGAAACAGGGATAATATTCAGGTTATTATAAGTATTTAGGCTTGAAGCATAGAGCTActgtagaatgaaaaaaaaatctctgtaggACTTTCTGGGACTTCAGTACCATTTGCACCTGCAACGAAGGGCttaaataggagaaaataatggaaaattaaatattaatgtaaGGAAAGCAAAAGCTGcgctaaaatatttaaaaggaaaaactagTAGCCATTTATATTTGTGACCTTGCATTagtcttcttttaaaatgttgattttaaCATGGAGCTAACACAGAGACATgcccacacgtgcacacacacacaaacaaaacaagtaaTTCCAAACATTGTAATTTAATAGAATAAATACAAGCATGTTAGaagaatattttatgttttattatttggtAGTTGAGATAGGGGAATTTAGAAGGAAACTAAAagtgttttcttagtttcatcACAATATGTCTGCATGCAcatattaaaattctatttaagatttattttgaagGGTTTTAATTATAAGTCCTCGATTTACTGACTTACTCCTTCACTGCTCCTGAACATAGAAATGCAATTTGATCGTGGGAATCcctttgaaaaacaaataaacaggagAGCGATAACATAAAAAACTCAACAGAAAACATTTCACCACCTGAGGTCAAGTCACAAATCTTTATATCTCTGATAAAACAAAGGGGATATCAATAGTACTTGAAGAAGAGGAGCATTTTATAAcatgcttaatttttatttattgtgatAACCACAATTGCAAAAGAAGCACtcaggatttgttttaaaatgtttctctctGTGGCTCCCATTTTGTTTTGTGAATGATTATTTATGAATTTCATGCTGACACAAATCTTCTCACTAGTCGACAGCTCCATTTAAGTGAGCTTCAAGATCAGTTTCAAATAGACTTAAAAATTGCCGTTAAGTTTTTAAAGCTAACATTAAACCATTGCTATGCTACCTTGAGCCTAGCTAAGCTTTCCTTTACCTTAATTAGTAAGCCAATCAGAAGActacaatcaacaaatatttaacaaatgtggTGAAAGGTTTAATAAGATTTCATTGTTCAATAAATTTACAAAGTAGGGTATTaacattttgataaataaatggtgctaggTTTGGCTCAGAGGTTTATATATTGATATGTCCTAGTTATTggcatttgtgtgtgtttgctgtTATCTTGATTTAATGAtctgttagattttttttcttgatgctaGTTATTTCTTCACTGTACATTGAGACACAGCACTACTGCACACCAAAGTATGCAATACCCAAAGGAAACTGTGTGATTTCTTTTAACAAATGATGGGAGCCTTTCTACATGAGatactctgaaaaggagattTTGAGGCCATTCTAATCCCTTGTTTACATTATTAGCTTCCTACTAAtacaaaaataatggaaatcttttttgataaaaatataaagactgGAGGATTTTTAACCCCCTGTACAGTATTGCAGCAAACACTTTAAATTTGGTTGAATTCGTCCAGCAAACTTTCTGGGGTTCATATATTGCACTAAATTTGTTGAACCTGTGGTAGGCACATCTCTTAGGATAAATGCAACCAATACAGTCCAcagattaaactttttaaatgtgtttcatTATGAAAAGACAAAATGTCATCAAAGTGACAGATAAAATTGTCTTATGTAGCAATGTGCATTAATCTCAATGagatatttctatttcttattctcTTACATGAGAATATTACAGCAGGAAGAGTTAAGTTTAGTTTGCTTCACCATGTTAATACATGATCACAAAATGTGCATGAGTGTTATTGACTTATCTTGTACAGTACTAGGTATTCCtgtaaccactttttttttttttcttggctgtacTGAAACTGGTTCATTGTTAACCAGACAAGCATAGTTATTCAcaagttatttgcttttttatgtttACTAATTCTGCTTAGTTATTGTTGAATATGTTCTTTTCTcagattattttcattgttttgatgttttaaacattttgcatACTGTTTATCATGATAAGACTTCATGAAGTAAATAATTTTGCATATAATTGCAATAAGCACTGACTTTTGAACTGAAAAGAAGGAAAGTGTTTTTTTGTGCAGTGCATCAGAGGTTCATATAACAGTCTTGTACTATAATGTGCTTTACTACACCATAAATGACAAAAACAAGCCCTGTTTCATGTTTTCATTTAGTGCAAAAATTCAAGATTTCCCCAGTGTTTTGTTGTCTGTTGTACCTGCTGAAACTACAGTAGTTGAATATTGCAGTAGCATTtcagttctctttttttattgaaagtgctcaaaaattgttttttaaatgttttcaaaaacaattaaaaacattttatattaaacTGACTGGATCTTAAGGTGATTTATGGGATCCGTTTTATGTAGACAGCATGCCATTTTGTAAACAGACCTGAAGCATTTCTTCCTTTGATCTCATGAAAgttgagaaaatgggaaaaaatcagCGTCAGGAGGAACAGTGCTGCTAATCTATGCTCTGCTATTAATCCAGAAGGCTACACAGATCTTATTTCGTTCACCAGAACTCTGCTACTCACTTACAGTTTATTACCAATGAATGATACATGGCATAGAGCTTTAtgttgtccaaaaaaaaaaaaaaaaaggtctttccTTTTGTTCACTGACATATACCgtttgctttaaaatgttagtCTGTGTAGTACCTAGATATGGGTATTTGGGGAACtttgaatagaaaaataacagaaaattttaaaacacagctaTGTCCAAAAGCATTATAGGCATTTTGGTGAAGAACAGGCAAACAGAACAGGAACCAGTGGATataatgaaccaggaagaaattctGGAGGAAAAAGTGTTATGTAGTACCTGAggtgcttttggctgcaggtaAGAGAAAACCTAACACTGACTTCAGCCATAAGGACATTTATTTTTAGCTTAATAAGAATTTTGGTGATAAGAGGTGCTCAGTTTCATTCAGTGACtcagtgtttttttctgtgttccATCAGCTTCAGCGTTGCTGTTCTGTGTCTATtgcctcatggtcacaagatgaCTACCACAGCTCCAAATATGGTATCTTCATACATCCCAAACAAGGTGGTAAGGGCAGCTCTCAGCCTTTtatcagagagaaaaatatcTTTCCCATACTCTCCCATTActccctcccactccacccccctACTTAATCTTGTTAGAAAAAAGAAGGTCAAGGCCCACCATAAAACTAACTAGTTTAGATTCTTGATTCATCTTTTATAGCTAGGGGAGAGGCCCATTTCCAGGAGCATGTGATCATCCACCGAAAATGAGTTCCATAACCTAGAGAAGATACCAGGGACTTAAGATATTGTGCCCACCTTTGAGAGAGGCTCACAGTCTTGTGAAGAACTGATTGCATGTTCTTTGATAAGTGCCAGTTAGAAGTATATATATGGCGTGCTCTCTAGAAGAAAAAAGGTGAGAGTTCACACTCTGAGGATCCATGAACTGGGCAAAAGAAGGTCCTTAGTAAGGGCTACATTTAGAAGTAGCCTGTTAACTAGTGTAAACTGTTAACTTGTGTCTTGGCTTCCCTCTCTGAGTTGAAAATCAGAAGTGTAAATTGCCTCAGTACCTATTAATGTCATAGAAGACCGAAATTTTGATTCTGTTGAGTCTGTAGagatttattttgatatatattgctataaatgaatttttaaataattaaaattacaaatttgtGGATGGGATCATTTATCAATAGCATATgatctggaatttttaaaaaatatgtatatgaccAGTCCTGGAGCTATAAGTGtagaaggggaaaaacaaaaaggcaacaatTTTCAAGATAGGTTTTATTTCTAAGAAGTACTTAATTttagagagaagggaaaataattttataaatgaaatgtaTCATGAGCATGGTATTACTACCATATATAGACTATTTCCTTGCACTAAACCCTGTATTAAATACTTCACATATATTCTGATTTTCTCATTGTAACAATTATGAAAGAATATCATTTTTCAAGTGAGAAAGTTTTAGCTCAGATATTAACTGGTAGGAGTAACAGCTAATAATAGGAAGAGCTGGAATTAACTTGGTTCCAAAGCCAAGTTCTCAACTATTATGCTATACTTAAAGATACTTGTTCAAATTACCTACGGTAGTAGTTGGATTTGGTGGCTTCTTTGAAATTTTCATTCtggcttaaaatttaaaattaaatttgattttcctgggaattttgtttctgtttaacCTCTGATCCTTATATTTCTTATACTTCCTTtgcatttttgttgcttttggatTTTGCCTGTATTTTGTAACTTTCCTCTAAATTATTTGcattcctttccccttctctcccccctTGGAAATACATGCCCTATTGTATTGGAAATCAAGGGAGAAGTAagatttaaatagaaaattttgttttacGCACAGCTTTTCAAGCACGTCTTACAGGTATACCCAATCATATCTATTTTAAAACCACTTCTTAAATTTCATCAGGAAATAAAAACTAGGCAAAAAAtgttttgttgaacaaatgataAAGTGCCTAAAACATGTCAGTGTCTGTGCCAGGAGTTAGAGAAGACAtctgccatttttaaattttacaatatGATGAGGAAGATGCACAATGAACAGGATTGCAGGATGCAGTGATGTCACTGTAGCAGAGACTGCTGTTTGCCACTAACACATTCTCCTAGCCATCTGCACAAAAGACATTTACCAGCTTCCCTTGTAGCTAAGTGGAGCCGCTTACCAAGTACTCAGCCAAAAAGAATCAAAAGGTTTGCGTGTTTCTTCGAAGTGTTCCTGCACTCCTTCCTCTCAGCTGGCTAGAATGTAGATATGATGACTAGAACTCCAGTAGCTCCCTTGGACTTTGCGGTAAGGCCACAGAGGATGATGGAGTAACAAGATAGAAAGAGCCCGAAGCCCTGATGACTGTGAGGGAAGCTGCCCTACTAGTCCTGACTGTTGCCTCTGGATGTGTTTTATGTGAGGGAGAAGTTTCTTTCTGGTTTAAGTCCTTCTGAGTTTTCTGTTACTCAATGCAAATGCAAAGTCTAACCAATGTAGCCACCAGAAGGTTTTAAGCAGGAGTGGGGATGTTAGATTAGCATGGGGATCACTAAACCATCATGGGTTCCCCTGCAGAACGACAAACTTGCATCTCCTTTTCACTGAAATTGGTAAATCAGGAGAGACTCTTGGAAAGAATACCCTGATTTTAGCACAGACTTGAATAGTGTTTCATGACTGTCcaatataaagaataaatttaggTGGATTCTAAGCTActtaaacaacaaaagaaaattgatTGAATTGAAAGGAAATAACGGCTTTCTGGTCATTGGTGTCAGACCTAggtttaaatctcagctctgccaattATAACCATAACCCTACCAAGTTGTATGAGTACTAGTAATGATATCCATCTGGAGAGCATTTTCTAGTGGTGTGCCACATGGTTCTGGCCTGTTCGTTATTTTTGCCAACATCTTGAACGAAGACAAAAGTTTTACTGAGGCAAGTACTGTGGAACAGCTTGTTCAATTTCTGTTCCAGCCTCTTCCTCTTATGCAGACCCTGGGAAGCCCAAAACTACATTTTCTAGACTTCCTCACAGCTTGGGTTCTGGATATGAATTGCATGCCATCTATTCGATGCATTCTTGCAAGATTTGGAGgatgaaaatgaaacagaagctATCCTCCTACCCATTTTTGGTGATTTTCTTGAAAGCAAGCTCATAGCAGCAGCAATGTTCTAGAGTCCATTCTTGAGATTCTTCGGTATCTAGGGTCCACGTCCCAGTGCCAAGTCACCAGTTCCGTGAATATCAAGATACAGTCGAGTGGTGGCAGTGATGGTAACGGCAGCAGTATCAGCAACTTCCTGGTCTGGCTTCCTGATCCGTGGAGTGGTCTCAGGTATGAACTTGTCCCCCAAATGACCAACTCTAGCGTGTTGTTCTGGTTGTCATTTCTGGAGGCACAGTCTAAAGCTTGTTCTTCCATGTATGTAGAAGTACCAAATTCCCTGCATTAAGTATTTTTTTGCTTAAAATACCCAGAATAAACATTTCCTACACGTAACTCTGACTCGTACGCCTACAAGGTAGGAGTCATGAACATCGGAGATCCAGACCTGGTTCTGTCATTCCTTCCCCCTCTTTGCACTTTATGAAGAATAGTGACCTCTGTTCTGGTTACGTCCCAGAAtcttttgtgaatttcagtgaGATATGACAATATTTTGTAAACCCTAAATATAAACTATTATGATTGTTATAA comes from Balaenoptera ricei isolate mBalRic1 chromosome 2, mBalRic1.hap2, whole genome shotgun sequence and encodes:
- the RFX7 gene encoding DNA-binding protein RFX7, giving the protein MAEEQQQPPPQQPDAHQQPPPSAPNSGVALPALVPGLPGTEASALQHRIKNSICKTIQSKVDCILQEVEKFTDLEKLYLYLQLPSGLSNGEKSDQNAMSSSRAQQMHAFSWIRNTLEEHPETSLPKQEVYDEYKSYCDNLGYHPLSAADFGKIMKNVFPNMKARRLGTRGKSKYCYSGLRKKAFVHMPTLPNLDFHKTGDGLEGAEPSGQLQNIDEEVITSACRLVCEWAQKVLSQPFDTVLELARFLVKSHYIGTKSMAALTVMAAAPPGIKGITQPSAFIPTAESNSFQPQVKTLPSPIDAKQQLQRKIQKKQQEQKLQSPLPGESSAKKSEGATTNGVTSLSNGNPAILSPQPIGIVVAAVPSPIPVQRTRQLVTSPSPMSSSDGKVLPLNVQVVTQHMQSVKQAPKTPQHVPASPGGDRSARHRYPQILPKPANTSALTIRSPTTVLFTSSPIKTAVVPTSHVSSLNVVKMTAISLTPSNSSAPLKHSASVNSAAGTTEESRTIPQIKNGSVVSLQSPGSRASSTGGPSAVEVKMEPEMSSDEHPVQCQENSDGADVPKTTPSALSGQKSNTEGVVQKPSNEGVIEIKATKVCDQRTKCKNRCNEILPGTSTGNNQSTITLSVATQNLTFTSTSSPSNGDSINKDPKLCTKSPRKRLSSALQESQVPPVKKPIVEQLSAVISEGQKPGSVKKDQKVLHSGKTESSAAGSQIPSKVSTNVNSHVVASQPLKSSALVTSDLASEQQTTPSSSPDIKVKLEGSVFLLDSDSKSHGSFNPNEWQQVTKDSEFISAGCEQQQDISVMTVPEHSDINDLEKSVWELEGMPQDTYSQQLHSQIQESSLSQLQAQSSDQLPLQSELKEFEPSVSQANESYFPFDEELTQDSIVEELVLMEQQMSMNNSHAYGNCLGMTLQSQSVTPGAPASSHAPSTHFYHPIRSNGTPIPTPTPTPTPTPTPTPTPTPTSEVVAGSQSLSRESPCSRLAQTTPVDSALGSSRHTPIGTPHSNCSSSVPPSPVECRNPFAFTPISSSMAYHDASIVSSSPVKPMQRPMATHPDKTKLEWMNNGYSGVGNSSVSGHGILPSYQELVEDRFRKPHAFAVPGQSYQSQSRHHDTHFGRLTPVSPVQHQGATVSNTNKQEGFAVPAPLDNKGTNSSASSNFRCRSVSPAVHRQRNLSGSTLYPVSNIPRSNVTPFGSPVTPEVHVFTNVHTDACANNIAQRSQSVPLTVMMQTAFPNALQKQTNSKKITNVLLSKLDSDNDDAVRGLGMNNLPSNYTARMNLTQILETSTVFPSANPQNMIDSSTSIYEFQAPSYLTKSNSTDQISFSPGDNQAQSEIGEQQLDFSSTVKDLLSGDSLQTNQQLVGQVASDLTNPASDFSSDIRLSSELSGSINDLNALDPNLLFDPGRQQGQDDEATLEELKNDPLFQQICSESMSSMTSSGFEWIESKDHPTVEMLG